The genomic DNA GGCGTCGGTTCGACGATCTTCTTTGAACTTAGGCTTGATGAATGTGTCAAGAGCTATATCCAGTTGGTACCCCTTCTGGTGGCTGAAAAATCACATGGTCAAAATCGATCCTTAAATCAATGAAAATTTGCCCACCTGTGTTTCCCGGGTGGATGATCGACCTCGGTTTCACCTGTAATAGTAATAGGATACCGATAATGCTGCTTCGGATCGATTATATAGGTAATTGTATTGTTCGGTGTGCTCTTTCAAGGAGTGCGTCTTGGGAATTAACTCTGTGACGTATTCGCCAACAGATAACCAGTGTATAAATCCCAGCGGCTTCGAATCCAACCGAGCATTGCTAATATAACATATGTTCATTCAGTATAAATGAGGCCTTGACTTGCAATTGGGGTTGCTCCTGAATTATGTGGCTATTAGCTAGCTGATCGGCTGACATGGCGGGTTCATAAAATAACATATTTGGGGAGGCGTCTGAAAAACTCGTGTTGCATGAGCTAGAACCTAATGACCAACACCGGTTAATATCGGTATACGGGACTTGTGAAGCTTTGGCATAATAAAAATAGGTCGCTGCGCCCCATAGTCGTAAAGTCGTTTATCTTTTGTAAACTGCCTTGAGACGGACAAACTACGCGCAGTGTTCATTGAATGCGCGGGGAAGTATGTATTGAGGCGTTAGCGCGGGGTGACCACATGGGTAGACCCGAGCGTCGATCAGTAGAGTCCCCCAGCTTCGGGCGATCAAGATTTGGAAACATTACGTGTGCAGACTTTTCCAATATGGACTGTGGCGCTTGTTCTAGGAAGCAACAAAGTATTGCTGGAATCGCGGGTAGGTATAATATTAAGCTTCCCATCTCGACCCCTCTCAGCACGTCCGTTTCTGCCACGATGAGCGAGAATATTGAGGCAGTACTTCAGAGCGAATCATTGCAACCAAAGTCAGAGGCGGGTGCCAGCCGCTCACGCGTCTATATTGCATGTACACTATGGCAAGTCATTCATCACATCTGGGGGATCAATCATGCTTCTTGCTGTGTGCTCATGTACCTATAGTCGCCAGAGAAAGATCAAATGCGGTGGAGAACAGCCGGTCTGTCGAAACTGTGCCCGTATTGAGGTTTCTTGTCATTATGATGCGGAGCCCAAGCGCCGGTAAGCCTCATTCAGACCGTCCACGTACTAGTGGGATCTCATCCGGCTCCAGAGGTCCGGACAAAAAGCCCGGGACACGCACTCGCACGCGAAAAAACACTGGTGGAGGATCTGTCGCAGCTTCATCTCGAACTGCAAGCCTACTAATCGACCCACCATTGGTCCCCTCTCAAGTCGGTCCTGAGCGCACCAAGAAGCGCACAAAGCTTCCATTCGTTCCATCTTCCGATCCTTTGCCATCTTACGCTGCACCCCATCCAACATCTTTACTCCATTCCGACAAGTCCGACACTACCGGCTCTATTCCTAAGATATCGCCGCCAACCCTTCCTGGCGAGCTTGGTCCTCATGTTGCAGGGAACGTTGCTCGTGTTCGTGTCGGCCCTAATCCCACCCTGGACTCGAACCGTACTCCATGTGCATCCAATCAACTCTCCGATCTCCTTGCCTCCAACTCGATTCCCAGCGCTCACAATACCTTGGACGCAGTTTCTGGCTCGAGTGCCTGGGATCACTCCATACGTCAAGGTAACTCTGGGTACGCCTATGGTGACGATGCGTACACCTATCCCAGTGGCCTTGTTGTATCTGAGGAACCGTTGATGTCCTCTGACGCCACTCATTCAACCCTTGACACTCGGCTTGTTCAGAGCTCCGAGCCGCAGCCTCACTATGTGCTAGCAAATATCTCGACCACGCACCCAACTTCAGGTACCGACCCTGGTACTATCTCGTTGAACACTACGGATGTTATCGGTGTTCCGCCTTCACTATCAGTGAATTACCCCACGCCTCCCTCTCCAACATTTTCCAGACTCCACCATGCTCATGATCCTCACTTTCGTCCTCCTCAGGATGTTTTCGCTGGTCTTACCTACCCGCGTGATGGCATAGCCATACCTACTCTGGGGCGTGGCACCAGATTGAACTCTGTTAGTCAAACAGAGCCACCGAACCCTGACGTTGATGAAAGAAATGATGCAATTCGAGCATCAGGTCACTTCCATACTCGTGATGAATATGAGAAAGCCGGACAGATGGTTACTCTGGTCTCTGGTGACGGAATGCGATTTCCGCATCTACGCCACTCCAGCGTCTCCGATAGCTCGCACGGGTACGAATCCTCCAGTGAATTGGGCTATAGTGCCTCGACCGAGAGCGTATGCAGCGATCATTCCAACTCCACCCGAATTAGCTCGAGGTATCGACAAGACAGTGTTAGCAACGTTACTACTCCCGTTTCGCACTACGGATACCAAGATAGCGCTGGATACTCTTCACATACCGAATCGTTATACAGTCCATCCGGGTACACTTCACAAAACGACGGTTACACATCTGATGCCCAAACGCCGGCGGAAGTTACGGTGCTCCCACCGCCTGCGAACCCGGGTCTACTTGACTTTTGGCACGACGGAACAAATTATTTCTCCCAACATGCAAACTCTGTCGGCGGCTCTGGGCACACATCCATTGTAAGCTCACCCAGATCTCATGAGGCGGTCTTCTCACTAACAATTCAATACAGCCTGGCTCTATCAGCAACCCTGAAACAGGCTCTACTTATCATGAGTATGATGATCCAATTATCATCCCAACAGTAAAACTGACAACTCTACTCCAACTAGGTCCACGACTACTGAGGACGAAGACCGAGGTCAAGTAGTTGTACACCATAACGTCGGGAATGATTTGGCCCGTAACTTTTACAGCACCGATAGATATGTCTATGGGGCAAGTTGGGTATCAGAACCTTCTGTTGCGTTTGCACGGAAGACTTGGTGGGATAACTTGCTCGAAACCTACGCGCCAACGAGGACCGAAGCGTAAGTTCCGTCAAGTCCGGTCAAAAATGCGTAATTAATTCGGGACGCTATTCAGGGCCCTTCAAATCACATCCGATCTCAAGTATCTGTTCAAGACGAGCAATTATTGGTTGTCTTTCTTGAACATCAATCTATTCATGACGTGAGTAGGCCTTTAGGTTGTTAACCATGATGTTAAACCAGTGCATTTATTCAGAAACTACAATCACAAGGAGAGACGCGAGAACATCCAGCCAGCACTGATCCTTGCTGCCCTTGCGTATAGCACATTTACTCAGTCTTCGGAAATCGAACGTTAGTCAATCTTATTCCGGTACTTTACTATTGCTGATATATTAAAACCGCTGCAGGTGGGCAGGCAGGCCGCGCCAAGGCTATGGAGCTGCGTGCCCAAGCTCAATCGGCACTGGATGCTAGTTTGAACTCGCAAAGATTGGACCCTACCCTGGCACAGGCAGCATGGGTAAGTCATCTTGGTAATCTCGATGACCGGTGCTCAAACCATGATGCCAGTTGCTCGCACTGTTCGAGGTGTCGGCTCATCCAGAACACTCGACTGAGCGGTCTCGGTCTGCTCTTATGTTCCTTGACGGGATTATTCGACTCCTTGGACTAACCATGTTAGATGCGATGGACCCACAGACCGCTGTATTTTCGGCAGACAGAGTGCCCATGCTCCCCTTATCTCAAACGACGAGACGCTTCTACTTCTGCCGGGAAACTCATAGGTGCTcctcaggccccttcaaCTGGTACCGCTACTTGTGCATGCCGTGCTTTGTCAATCATGAATACAACGACCCATGGCCAGCTCACTCCGTTCTGGGTATCATCTGCCGGGTGGAATCCCAACTGGAATGAAGCCGAGATTCG from Rhizoctonia solani chromosome 16, complete sequence includes the following:
- a CDS encoding Fungal Zn(2)-Cys(6) binuclear cluster domain, which encodes MSENIEAVLQSESLQPNRQRKIKCGGEQPVCRNCARIEVSCHYDAEPKRRGPDKKPGTRTRTRKNTGGGSVAASSRTASLLIDPPLVPSQVGPERTKKRTKLPFVPSSDPLPSYAAPHPTSLLHSDKSDTTGSIPKISPPTLPGELGPHVAGNVARVRVGPNPTLDSNRTPCASNQLSDLLASNSIPSAHNTLDAVSGSSAWDHSIRQGNSGYAYGDDAYTYPSGLVVSEEPLMSSDATHSTLDTRLVQSSEPQPHYVLANISTTHPTSGTDPGTISLNTTDVIGVPPSLSVNYPTPPSPTFSRLHHAHDPHFRPPQDVFAGLTYPRDGIAIPTLGRGTRLNSVSQTEPPNPDVDERNDAIRASGHFHTRDEYEKAGQMVTLVSGDGMRFPHLRHSSVSDSSHGYESSSELGYSASTESVCSDHSNSTRISSRYRQDSVSNVTTPVSHYGYQDSAGYSSHTESLYSPSGYTSQNDGYTSDAQTPAEVTVLPPPANPGLLDFWHDGTNYFSQHANSVGGSGHTSIPGSISNPETGSTYHESTTTEDEDRGQVVVHHNVGNDLARNFYSTDRYVYGASWVSEPSVAFARKTWWDNLLETYAPTRTEAALQITSDLKYLFKTSNYWLSFLNINLFMTNYNHKERRENIQPALILAALAYSTFTQSSEIERGQAGRAKAMELRAQAQSALDASLNSQRLDPTLAQAAWLLALFEVSAHPEHSTERSRSALMFLDGIIRLLGLTMLDAMDPQTAVFSADRAPSTGTATCACRALSIMNTTTHGQLTPFWVSSAGWNPNWNEAEIRREESRRLVWSALTLAAGFTAHDAAFAKDPTELHIIDAANYALCFPAEVMIRQSPSLVHSPQESVWALYGRAMLLWNSCLMLRKKSAQMTDAQRAEFAVNVWLETNTIEEALNRHTCSFEQNSLFQGREYLFNTRMFISWEFRRYIPSPDTEVHQQFHRRKAEEWLRHQAEVAKRLMQGLHTVTGLASNVLGKRPYFVWWFMSQVSRCLSLWQCDQSLFIALEVARAFLPPIDYLTCLWPCQIQRVRYNQIRQRLHNECVKYGLEPPPPPQLVIPTAIL